The Brevibacillus humidisoli DNA segment TTGGCCAACATTGACGTCATCATCCCCAACGAGTCAGAGCTTGCGCTGCTGTCCGGAATCGATCCCGATAGCGATCTTCAGCTGGAACGAGCGATGCGTTCTCTTTTGGACAAGGGAATCGAAAGCGTTATCACAACACTCGGTGCAAAAGGAGCGGCATACATGACACGCGATGGGCAGAGAGGGACGGTCCCGGGATACAAGGTGCAGGTCGTCGACACTACTGGGGCCGGAGACTCCTTCAACGCCGCCGTCGCCTGTTCGCTGGCGATGGGGAAATCGCTGGCCGATGCCGTATCTTTTGCCAATCAGGTGGCTGCCCTTGCTGTCACGAAACTTGGCGCACAGCAGGGGATGCCCACACGCGATGAAGTGAGTCAATTCAAACCGGCACATAGGTGGGAACAATGAAGAAAATCGGAATATTAAATAGTCAAATCTCCAAAGTGATTAGCGAGTTGGGGCATACGGACCGCATCGTCATCTGTGACGCAGGACTGCCGATACCAGACCATGTCGAGCGGATTGACCTGGCCCTAACGCCTGGGACGCCCTCTTTTTTGCTCACCCTGGAGGCCGTATTGCAGGAGATGCAAGTAGAAAAAGCATATTGGGCCGATGAGATCAAAGCAAAAAACAATGAGCTGTGGCAGCGCTCGCAAGCGTTGTTGCCCGATGTAGCGCAGATCTGTCTTAGCCATACAGAATTGAAAAAGTTGACGCATGGCGCGAAAGCGATTATTCGAACAGGTGAGTGCTCCCCCTATGCCAACGTTATTCTGGAATCAGGGGTCATCTTTTAAAGGTGGGATGCAGCATGACCGAATCTCTTCTGGAAATGAAAGAAATCAGCAAGTCGTTTTCCGGTGTACACGTATTGCAGCAGGTGCAATTTTCTCTGCTTAGCGGTGAAGTGCACGCCTTGATGGGAGAAAATGGCGCGGGGAAGTCCACCTTGATGAAGATCCTCGGCGGCATCTACAGTCGAGACAGCGGATCGATTCAGGTAAAGGGAGAGTCAGTGTCTAAAATGACGACCGACCTCGCCGCCCAACTAGGCATCGCGATCATTCATCAAGAGTTGAACCTGGTTCCCGACCTAACTGTTGCTGAGAATATTTTTCTGGGACGGGAATGGACGATCAAAGGAACGAAACTGATCAACCGGAAGCAGATGAGAAAGCAGGCGAAAGATGCCCTTAACCAGTTGGGGATCGATCTTCACCCCGATACATTGGTAGGGGAGTTGTCAGTTGGACAGCAGCAGATGGTGGAGATCGCCAAGGCGCTCTCCATGCAGGCAGATATTTTGGTGCTGGACGAGCCGACAGCTGCTTTGACAAACCGTGAGATCGACGCTTTGTTTGAGGTGATTGCGTCCCTTAAAAAGCAAGGTGTCGGCATGATTTACATTTCTCATCGCATGGAGGAAATCTTTCAGGTCTGCGATAGAATAACGGTGTTGCGGGATGGTCACTACGTCGGGACAAGGCGGACGGGTGAGACCAGTATGGAGGAGCTTGTGCAGATGATGGTGGGACGTGAGATTACGGAGCGGTTTCCAAAAGTAGAGGTGCAGCCTGGCCCGGAACGTCTGCGGGTGGAAAACCTCTCGGTGAGAGGGAAACTGCACAACGTCTCCCTATCGGTACGCAGCGGTGAAATTCTCGGAATCGCCGGTCTGATGGGAGCGGGACGAACCGAATTGGCGAGAGCGCTGTTTGGCATCGATCCGCTGGAACAAGGAAGCATCTATGTCGACAACCGTCAGGTCACCATTAAGCGGCCGTTTGATGCGATTCAAGCAGGGATTGCCTTGGTGACAGAAAATCGGAAGGAAGAAGGACTGATCTTATCGCTTTCGATCCGAGAAAACCTGGCCCTGCCCAATCTCAACACGCTGTCCGCTTACGGATTCGTCAAGGGTGAGGCGGAGACGAAGCTGGCGGAGCAAACGATCAAGCAGTTGTCGATCAAAACAACGGATGGTGAGAAAACCGTTGGTTCGTTGAGCGGGGGGAATCAGCAGAAGGTCGTCATTGGCAAATGGCTGGCTGTTAATCCAAAAATCCTGATTCTCGACGAGCCGACCAGAGGTGTCGACATTGGAGCCAAAAAAGAACTGTACGAACTGATGGGTCAATTGGTTCGTTCAGGTGTAGCGATCATCATGATTTCTTCGGAGATGCCAGAGGTGCTGGGGATGAGCGACCGTATCCTGGTGATGCATGAAGGGCGTGTGACGGGAGAGTTTGCGCATGAGGAAGCTACACAGGAAAAAATCATGCATGCTGCAGCGGGAGGAGGGAGTTTGCATGCAACAGCACAGTGAACGACAGAAGACAGTGCGGCGAAGCGGAAACTTGCTTCAGCGGATGGGACCCCTGCTGGGACTTGCCCTGATCGTGGTCGTCCTAAGCTTTCTCAGTGACAACTTTTTCACCGTTGGCAATATTTTTAACGTTCTTCGGCAGATTTCCATTAATGCGTTGATTGCCTTCGGAATGACATTTGTCATTCTGACTGGCGGGATCGATCTCTCTGTCGGTTCCATCCTCGCCTTATCCGCAGCGCTGACGGCCGGGCTGATGAGTGGCGGAATGGACCCTACCTTGGCCGTGCTGGTTGGCCTTGCTGCCGGTGGGATCATGGGTGCGGCAAACGGCGTGGTGATTGCCAAATGGAAAGTGGCCCCGTTTATCGCTACACTGGCCACGATGACCCTGTTTAGGGGACTGACTCTGGTTTATACCGAGGGAAGGCCGATTACCGGTCTGCCGGACGGCTTCGCGATGCTGGGCAAGGGGTTCTTCCTGGAAATCCCGATGCCGGTGATCTGGATGCTCCTCTCATTTGCGATTTTGTATATCATTTTGAAATATTCCACCTTCGGACGGCATGTGTACGCCTTAGGCAGCAATGAGGAGGCGACGCGGCTTTCCGGAGTGAGTACGGTAAAGG contains these protein-coding regions:
- the rbsD gene encoding D-ribose pyranase; its protein translation is MKKIGILNSQISKVISELGHTDRIVICDAGLPIPDHVERIDLALTPGTPSFLLTLEAVLQEMQVEKAYWADEIKAKNNELWQRSQALLPDVAQICLSHTELKKLTHGAKAIIRTGECSPYANVILESGVIF
- a CDS encoding sugar ABC transporter ATP-binding protein, with the translated sequence MTESLLEMKEISKSFSGVHVLQQVQFSLLSGEVHALMGENGAGKSTLMKILGGIYSRDSGSIQVKGESVSKMTTDLAAQLGIAIIHQELNLVPDLTVAENIFLGREWTIKGTKLINRKQMRKQAKDALNQLGIDLHPDTLVGELSVGQQQMVEIAKALSMQADILVLDEPTAALTNREIDALFEVIASLKKQGVGMIYISHRMEEIFQVCDRITVLRDGHYVGTRRTGETSMEELVQMMVGREITERFPKVEVQPGPERLRVENLSVRGKLHNVSLSVRSGEILGIAGLMGAGRTELARALFGIDPLEQGSIYVDNRQVTIKRPFDAIQAGIALVTENRKEEGLILSLSIRENLALPNLNTLSAYGFVKGEAETKLAEQTIKQLSIKTTDGEKTVGSLSGGNQQKVVIGKWLAVNPKILILDEPTRGVDIGAKKELYELMGQLVRSGVAIIMISSEMPEVLGMSDRILVMHEGRVTGEFAHEEATQEKIMHAAAGGGSLHATAQ
- a CDS encoding ABC transporter permease subunit, which translates into the protein MQQHSERQKTVRRSGNLLQRMGPLLGLALIVVVLSFLSDNFFTVGNIFNVLRQISINALIAFGMTFVILTGGIDLSVGSILALSAALTAGLMSGGMDPTLAVLVGLAAGGIMGAANGVVIAKWKVAPFIATLATMTLFRGLTLVYTEGRPITGLPDGFAMLGKGFFLEIPMPVIWMLLSFAILYIILKYSTFGRHVYALGSNEEATRLSGVSTVKVKIVVYAISGLLAALSGIILTSRLNSAQPTAGTSYELDAIAAVVLGGTSLAGGKGWIVGTLIGAMIIGVLDNGLNLLNVSSFYQLVVKGGVILLAVLLDRSKINK